Proteins found in one Paenibacillus sp. FSL R10-2782 genomic segment:
- a CDS encoding PHB depolymerase family esterase, which yields MQRRRFALVLLSFVFLLTIVFPSSSSAAASDVPAPQATLLTQVQPLGEVVSAVVLKYSTNIDGASLSTSSFQVQSVLNDVYTDRTVTGVYTNDTGAITNRSTHGKYVVIELDKQDKNASTLTYDATSAVNRINTLNYYISQKKDIATQKKAVIPASAQTVKATDKVTPIVDDFQKNTFENKDGFKLNYFTFEPKVESGKTYPLVVFLHGNGERGDGNGVNLLANAGAVTWASPEQQAKHPSFVIAPQSPIDLEHKFIWADEPRNSAVADLVRETALKYPIDTNRIYIVGISQGAMGTWRLLEKNLDLFAAGVPIAGLTNYEKAVNMYAPVDPKHVEVLKNVPIWAFHAADDTTVSPKNSQEMVAAIQAQNGNLIHFTEYEAGIIKPVGHFSWVPALQNQDMIEWLFAQKK from the coding sequence ATGCAAAGAAGACGTTTCGCCCTTGTTTTACTATCTTTCGTGTTCCTGCTCACGATCGTTTTCCCGTCCTCCAGCTCTGCCGCAGCATCCGATGTACCAGCACCACAGGCTACCCTGCTTACTCAGGTACAGCCTTTGGGTGAAGTCGTTTCTGCCGTTGTACTGAAATACAGCACCAATATTGACGGGGCATCCTTATCCACTTCCAGCTTTCAGGTGCAATCTGTACTCAATGATGTATATACAGACAGAACCGTGACCGGTGTATATACCAATGATACTGGAGCTATTACCAACCGCAGTACTCATGGTAAATATGTCGTGATTGAGCTGGATAAGCAAGATAAAAATGCAAGTACCCTTACTTACGATGCAACGAGTGCAGTCAACCGCATCAACACGTTGAATTATTACATTAGTCAGAAGAAAGACATTGCAACTCAAAAGAAAGCAGTCATTCCTGCCTCTGCACAGACTGTAAAAGCAACCGATAAAGTTACACCTATCGTGGACGATTTTCAAAAAAACACCTTTGAAAATAAAGACGGCTTCAAGCTGAACTACTTTACGTTTGAGCCTAAAGTAGAGTCTGGCAAAACCTACCCGCTGGTTGTGTTCCTGCACGGAAACGGCGAGCGTGGTGACGGAAACGGAGTGAACCTGCTGGCAAATGCTGGTGCTGTTACTTGGGCTTCTCCTGAGCAGCAAGCCAAACACCCTTCCTTCGTAATCGCTCCACAAAGCCCGATTGATCTGGAACATAAATTCATTTGGGCGGATGAGCCGCGCAACAGCGCTGTAGCTGATCTGGTACGTGAAACGGCGTTAAAATATCCGATCGACACGAACCGAATCTATATCGTTGGTATTTCTCAAGGAGCTATGGGAACGTGGAGATTGTTGGAGAAAAATCTTGACTTGTTTGCCGCAGGTGTACCGATTGCCGGTTTGACCAACTATGAAAAAGCCGTTAACATGTATGCACCTGTTGATCCTAAACACGTCGAAGTGTTGAAAAACGTACCTATTTGGGCCTTCCATGCTGCAGACGACACTACGGTAAGTCCTAAAAACTCGCAAGAAATGGTAGCTGCTATTCAAGCGCAAAACGGAAATCTCATTCATTTTACTGAATATGAGGCAGGCATTATC